A window of the Gossypium arboreum isolate Shixiya-1 chromosome 2, ASM2569848v2, whole genome shotgun sequence genome harbors these coding sequences:
- the LOC108472211 gene encoding uncharacterized protein LOC108472211, translated as MACQYLLLVVALVFMVVVGAFAVESSPSPVPSKASSPSKSPSTSSLVSSPKSPSIKSQSQSSNGFSLSPSKSEEGAPKSSHSEAPKSFSSSSSPSPSQSDNPNANKGYSSKVEFPEEVSSPPSPTANDEVSDSPSPSPKSMGDVVDSETLAPAPTPSNAIEIKATTCIVGVVTIFGFFLF; from the coding sequence ATGGCATGCCAATATCTTCTTCTTGTTGTTGCACTCGTTTTCATGGTTGTTGTTGGGGCATTTGCTGTCGAATCGTCACCTTCACCAGTCCCTTCCAAGGCATCTTCACCTTCGAAGTCGCCATCTACTTCTTCTCTAGTTTCTTCCCCCAAGTCCCCTTCTATAAAGTCACAGTCACAATCCTCCAATGGCTTCTCTTTGTCACCATCAAAGTCTGAAGAAGGAGCACCCAAGTCATCTCATTCTGAAGCCCCAAAGAGCTTTTCTAGCTCCTCTTCCCCTAGCCCTAGTCAAAGCGACAACCCTAATGCCAACAAAGGATACTCTTCTAAGGTTGAGTTTCCTGAGGAGGTCTCATCACCTCCTTCACCAACTGCCAATGATGAAGTTTCTGACTCCCCTTCTCCTAGCCCTAAAAGCATGGGTGATGTTGTTGATAGTGAGACCCTTGCACCAGCACCAACACCCTCTAATGCCATTGAAATAAAGGCCACCACTTGCATTGTCGGTGTTGTAACTATTTTTGGATTCTTTCTCTTTTAA
- the LOC108472210 gene encoding early nodulin-20-like has translation MACQDLLAVVALVFMVVVGAFAVESSPSPVPSKASSPSKSPSPSSPASSPKSPSIKSPSQSSNGSSFSPSKSDEGVPNSSHPGSPNSYSSSSSPSPSQSDNPNTNKGYSSEVESPKEVSSPPSPTANDEVSDSPSPIPKSTSDVIDSETLALEPAPSNAIEIKATTCIVGVVTIVGFFLF, from the coding sequence ATGGCATGCCAAGATCTTCTTGCTGTTGTTGCACTTGTTTTCATGGTTGTTGTTGGGGCATTTGCTGTCGAATCGTCACCTTCACCAGTCCCTTCCAAGGCATCTTCACCTTCGAAGTCACCATCTCCTTCTTCTCCTGCTTCTTCCCCCAAGTCCCCCTCCATTAAGTCACCGTCACAATCCTCCAATGGCTCCTCTTTTTCACCATCAAAGTCCGACGAAGGAGTACCCAATTCATCTCATCCTGGATCCCCAAATAGCTATTCAAGCTCTTCTTCCCCTAGCCCTAGTCAAAGCGACAACCCTAACACCAACAAAGGATACTCTTCTGAGGTTGAGTCTCCCAAGGAGGTCTCATCCCCTCCTTCACCAACTGCCAATGATGAAGTTTCTGACTCCCCTTCTCCTATCCCTAAAAGCACAAGTGATGTTATCGATAGTGAGACCCTTGCACTAGAACCAGCCCCCTCTAATGCCATTGAAATAAAGGCCACCACTTGCATTGTCGGTGTTGTAACTATTGTCGGATTCTTCCTCTTTTAA